The genomic stretch TTCCTGCAGTGAGCATGCACTCATTATGCATTCCTCTCCTTCTGTGCTGCCATTTCCTGACAGCAAGCAAAGCGTAGAGCGCTGGACACCAGATGGGTTATTTCCAGCTTTAACTACTTATTACTGTCACATAAAGAACAAACTATAAAACTGAGCACAGAAGCAATAAATGCAGACGTGGGATCTGAGGTTATAATTCGGATTCAAAGAGAAGGAGAACACATTTAGCTGTGATTATGTAACTGCATCTAATATTAGTCACAGTTTATATTACACATGCATATCAATTATAAATCAGTGAGTACAAATGTGTCTGTTGCAATTTCTCTGCATGAGAGGTAAGATCAGTTCCACCGATTAAACACCTGGAATAAGCTGGTCAAAATGTGTAACGTAATGACAATGTAATGACCTTCCTGCCACAATGAAAAGATGAAGGTGAAACAAAGATAAAGGCTGAGGAAGATCATGACCAACTTACATTCATGGTGGAGTTGATCTCTgccacagtctcatcatcagtGGGGAACTGGTAGATCTGGACTCCATTGCTCACCAGCTCACTGGTGATCTTAATCTTGAACTTGGCGAGTTCACTTTTTGAGATGGCATCGGACTTTGCTATGATTGGGATGATATTCACCTGCAGATGAAGGAAGACACATGTGTGGACACATCCATCAGAGAAAGCTTACTTAGCTTACTACACTTCAAAATGTTATACTGTGCCTCTGGATCCTTGTCAAGCCGGTCTCAGACCATACCAGTTGCTGTGTTCTGCCCACAGCAACATGAAGACATAAATCTcataaaatgcaaaatatgtTGGCAAAGCACTGACGAACGGAAGTGCCTAGATGACGACCTGTGAAGAGTTTGCAATGTAGTAGGTGTTTAGAATAGGGGTGAAGGAAATAGGATGGGCCCTATATGTAACCTCAAGTATTctgtgcatgttttttttccatctttTCCTGTAGAACTATTTCtaggcatttttttttacttttcagtgaTGTTTAGTGGAAGTGCTAATACCTTAACGCTTAAAAAAACGTAGAAATGCCTAAAATAAGGTCAACttaaatacaattatataaCACAATCAAAAGCATAAATAGAAAATATTCAGACAAGATTTAAGATGATTTTATAAAAGCCAAGATTTCATTAGAAGTATTTTGGATTTTTACCACAAATTCACAAATTCTAACAAATGCCCCATCTGACACCTCACCCTCACGCGCCCACATCAGCTATGCTGTAAACATCTTAAGACATTCAGAGACCAGCTGGCCAAACAGGGATAATCAAGCCTAGAAATTATTTATATGCTCTACGCTTTCATACAAATAACTCAACAGTTCATTGCACACTGTAATTCAAATGTTGGTGAATGATGTTTGTGCTGTTTCCAGAAGACTTACAATTTGTTCTTTAGCTATATTAGTGCATGTACGTAAGGTGTAACAGAACAGAATGCAACACATAGCAGATTGCACACAGATAGTAGGAGGAGATTATATCCAGTGCACAACGAACAGCGCAAAAAGAAGAGTGCTCTGTTAAGGGTTAATCGAATGTTCAGCCTGCAGTCATTGCTCACACACTGCAAGCTCCAATCCCACAcaaagccttctacccacacTGCTCACTGGTGCTACTCCAGCAACCTGGACCCTACTACAGAATCCTCGCTTCTGCCACTAAAATAACACACATTCTGAGCATATAACACACATGAGCAGTAGTGTGTGCACACAAGTATCCCTGTATGTCCTGCTAATACTGTTAGATGAGCCTGGCAGTAAGCACAACTGCTACTGTACCATAATAAAAAGCTACAAGCTGTACATCTACATTATTCTTAACACCCTAACACCCTAATTACATGCTTGTGTTAATCAGTTCACAGTATGCCTGTGTACAAAGTAATTTTGCTAATGACTTCCTGGGTCAACTTCCTTGTAGACCCAGCTTCTATGCAGAATTTGATCAGGAAATGCAAGCTGTTCAAACAAATGGTCAGGTTTACAAATGCACCACTACATAGAAGCATCAGCTACAGTCACATCAGTTAATTCTGTCAGGAAAGGTCCTTTGAGAGTCCTCCCTTTCGTGTGTCCAGAGAGCACAACACGGACACTCCCACATTCCATAGTGACAACTGTATGGTACATAATAGCgaatagagggtatgcatgtgACATCACAGGTGGTGGGAGTCAATGCGGCCACACAAAAAGCATTAGCGGTCAGTGTAAATGCTGCTAGGACACGAAAACGAGAAAGAGCTGTAATTGACTGTATAAACAGATTCAGCAAGAATTCTGAGAATCCTCAAAAATCCAAGCACTAACAAACATGCAGGAACTGACTGCTTGGTGATgtcactgacaaaaaaaaaacgtggcAAACTTgtcctggatgaaccagtctactcAATATGCCTGaccactcctaagaccattcactgaCTGTGCTCTCAGGCTCCCACATTCTCTAAACGGGTGTGATTTGACCCTCAGTTAGCAGGACGTTCTTGGCTAAACATCGATGTCCATTGATTCTTTAGTAATTTGAATAGATTGCTGTcgagtccaactgcctttaacttgatTTTCCTTTGTAAAAGCAGCCACGTTGCACAAACTGGTGAATATTTCGACACTCAGTCCAACTAAAGTGAGCTTGTTTCAGTAGGAGTGTGACGTCAGTGCATCCCCACACCGGATGGAACACAAACAATCCCCTGATCTCTATCCCAAATCTCAATCAGGAACATGCAACTAATCTTCTTGTAATCTTGACAAGATTGACGCTGTTAATAAAACAAGGTGACGCATCACCAATCATTAGAAAAGAACTGATCACCATAAGCACAAAACAAGCCAACAGCAAACCTCAAACAGATGAAAGTCATGCACCAACCTTGCTGTCCAGTTTCTTCATGGTCACCAGGTCCAGGGACTTTAGGGAGTGTCCAGTGGGGGCGATGAAGTACAGGCAGGTATGGATACGCGTGTCATGATAGCTGTGGAGGGTGCGTTTGATTTTGAGCTCTTCCTGAAGGTAGGCCTCAAACTGAGTGTCAATGAACTCCACGATAGGTTTGTAACTGCAATCAAAACAAATTTAAAGTAATGACATTCAGAAGCAGACAAATGAATGTGAATGGGATGAATATGTGGCCTGGATGTCCAAACAAACCCAACTGCAAAACAAACCTACTTGAATAGAACCACTTCTAAAGAACCTGTCTGCCCTGAATGACCCAGTCTCTACTGATCTAATTATACATGGTTCTCACTACTGGCTAGGGATAACAAGGGTACACCTGTTCTCACCATTACCTTCTTCATCCTTTAgctctaaaataaaataaaattgcatAGACCAAATGGGTGAGGCATTAACTGTGATCTATGAAGATCCCAACTGCATACCTTCAGGTGTTATGATATCATCCTTTCTCTGATGTTGCTTGAGAACTGTACACTTAGGTGTCACATGACATTGAGGGAGAAAACCCAAGACAATGCAAGCTTTCCTTTATGTGAGTCTTACCTTACTGAAAATCACCAAGCAATGTTTTTTCCCCACAGATACAAAGtataaaatatactgtatagCAATGGTAGTCTTTTGGGGTCGTACCAAACTTTAACAGGAGTTACAGATGTACCCTCAAATGCATTGCATCAAATGCATACAGAGGACATTTACTCTAAAACCATAAAACTTAATTTTAAGTTCAATTTATTCAAAtaggttttgttgttttatgtcCCAGAAAAAGGGCATAATTCAttatgccaggcatgggctagaggggaatagGAGGGGCAATGAGCTGAGgggcagtggagcagtggaactggaatggtggtgttgccaatagaataggactctgtggagcagataaacatggctagagggctataaagctctccaacattgagctgtggagcaatggaaccgTGTTCACTGGAACGGTTCTGatgtggggagttggggatgaggtgggggggagggagtgatcatccaaaatcctgacctcactaacacgcttgtcgctaaatacaatcaaatcctcacaccaatgctccaaaatctagtagaaagtctttcctggacagcagagactgtTGCTCCAACAGACACAAGATAAAAtgcttaatacccttgactttggaagaaacaatgaataagcagtcACAAaacgtttgtccatatagtgtatgtcaatTAGTTCAACTGTATGTGAGCTGTAATCATTTAATAATGTTTACATATCACTTCAAACTCCTTTACTTCAAAAAACATAAGAAAAAGTGCGTTCTGTAAGTGGCCTAGATAATAAGAAGAACAGTCACATATTCTCACTTCCTCACACTGATTCAAAGCAATCCTGGAGACTGAACTAACTAAGCCAGCTCTCACCTGTCCTCTTTGTTGATCTGATCTCCAAAGCCAACTGTGTTGACAATGGTAAGCTTGAGGCGCACGTTGCTCTCCTGCAGCTCATACGTGTTGGACTTGAGCTGCACTCCGGGCTGGTTGTGCTGCGTCGGATCACCCTCAAACTTGGTGTTGAACAGAGTGTCCATAAGAGTGGACTTCCCCAACCCCGTCTCTCCTAATACACcaaaattaaaacacacattaaataGGTGACCTCtttaccatttttttttgtgtgttttttttctgaatctttagtaaatataataatacatcaCTGCTTCCCCATTAAGTTCTAGAGGGTGGTACTAAACACACATTCATCAAATACAGCATTATTGCTGCACAATTCTTTACTGCGGTACTGATATAATTTCTTAGTATCTTCatgctttgttttctttcaaCTAATattaatcattcagtttatCATTATGCCTCACATGCTAAAACATATCAAGCATGAACCAATCCATACAGTCGACACCTTTTCTGTCAGCCTACAGCTTTAAATCCTGGTGTCCTGACAACCATGAGAGCAGTGAAAAGGCTCACCGTGCTATGCCACCAGAATGTTAATTATATAGATGGCTCTCATTGGCCACTTCTTCATATATTTAGCTTGCAGTGCACCTTCCCACAGGCCCGCCAGCTGCCTCGGCAAGAAAGACAAGCCTTTTCTACTCAGAATAAAATAGGAAGTTCCCATTCAAATCTCCAACTGCTGCCTAAAACTGTGActttgtgctgctgctgttgtgatgtGATTAAAATGCAAGCTGAAAGCTCAACGTCCACACTAAATTGGTATCACCAGGACCATGGCAACTCATGCCTGACTCATTGGTCAACATATCCATACTGACAAACCCACAGAGCAGATGCTGAGCAATTACAGAATGCCATGTCTTTACTCTTGTCCTAATAATCGGAGTATGATGTAGCGTTTGTGTTCAGTATAAGGTTTGCAGGATTTCCTAATAACTCTAGGTCAGTTTCAAGAGCTGGCTGTGGTCTTATTCGTAGAAAGATTTGGCAAGGTGGGATACTGCTATTGGCTGAACCCCCAAAACTGAACAAAGAGCCCCTCTAAACATCATAGGAGATCAACATCTACTTACAAATTCCAAAATTAGGAGAAACATTACAGCCCTAATAACACCACAGGGTCTCAGATTAAATTTCTGCTGGGTTGTCTTGTGGTCCTGGCACCCTTCCATTGGAATGACAGCCTTCCATTCAAATGACTTTTTACTGTCAGCCTGCCCTGTCTGCTGTACACGTTTCAATGGACTCTgcttattatttcactttaatAATAACTTAAGACCAGAGGTTGGTTTGCTTCTTGTGATTTCATTGTTGGAAGAAAATAGCACATTTTTGTGGCTGAACATAGGGAGACGACACTTCCTGTcttaagaagaaggaaaacaTCTGCCACCAGATAGCCTCGGCAAAAGGACAAAACCACTCTGAAAACccttcaaacaaaacaaacattacaGACATCGGGCTGCCCAATTCTGCCTGTTCATAAACACTGAGGTCGCACACTTTAGCAAAATCCATCAACATGATCTAATAAATATACAATAGTATGCAAAACACTTAGGCTGCTGTTATACAACCAAAGGTCTTTTCTATTCGAGGAGCTGTATGATGTTAATTCTGAACCATAATACTGATGGGGCAACTTTCAACTGCACTCAAATAAACATCCTCGAATAACAACACTTTTTCAATACACAAATGAAGACATCATCTTATAATTAAGCATCTACCCGTCGAATAGCTGGAGTCCACTGACTCCGGTCAGATGACCACATAATGACTACAAAAACAACCTGTGGGAAGCTTTCATGGCAGAGCAGCAAAAGGCCAGCTGTGGCTATTTTTCTCTATAAGCTCATGAATGGCAAGACttaaagacatttaaagaagtttTGAGAAGCCCACCCTTAGTCCTGCCACTATTAATGTGAAGCAATGAAGACTAACCAATTTTGCACGCTTGATATAAGAAGGTTAGCTCAAAGTTCCAAATCACTCAAAGTTCTTTCTATTTTCAGCACCAGTGACATGGAATCTCACGCTTATCCTCTGCCCCACATATCAAAACACATACAGTTCTATAACCATACCTCTGGAAAGTAGACTGTATGTAATTTCAGATCAGACTCCAAGACACTGAATTTATGTACTATGCTTACCATGTATCCCCCATAAGCAAAAATAAGACACTATTTAGAAGCTGCCAGTACACGGTCAGTATCTACtggaacaaaaaacaaactccAAAAAGCAGAAATAACAAATTTTTTAACCAGAGGCCTAAACAAACCCACAACATGAAAAACAGAAAGTGGTCCTGACCAGCCAACCCATATACAGAAAATAGGTCAAAGGAGAGGATCAGTGTGCATTCACAGagaatggctgaagtgaacagTTACAGAATTTTGCTCCAGGGGGTGAAGGGGAGCACCCACATGACACACTCACCAACGCAGAGGATGTTGAAGCAGAAGCCATGGTTAACAGACTTGTTGACCAGCTGGTCCGGCATGCTGTCGAAGCCAACATGGCCGGAGAGTGGGACAGCTCGTGCACCCTCCCCCTAAAAACAAATGACCATAACAATAGTTATTTAAGAAAAAGATGCATAATCATGTAATTTAAGTGTTTTTGTCTGCCTTAGTGATACTCAGGAGTACAAATGTATAAGCaatagagattttttttttgttaatactgcagtttggcaaataattacattttcttaTTTGAAGGGAACTCAAATAAGGTACTGGTAACTGGTAAGAATATCATTATCAATATGATAAGAACGTCCAATACAATtagaatatgttgaataaaccAAGGTTTTTTGTATACGATTTGGCAAAGTTCTCTACTATTTGCTAAAGCTAAATATCTAACTCAACTGAAATATATCATTCAGTCTTTCCAGTTTTACTTAGAGAGTAACGTCACCCAACAGAACACCATCGAGTGTTGCTGGCTGTGTCTGAAAACTGTCTGAATTTAGACAGTGCTCTGAGGCAGGAAGAAACCCAGTGACTACACGTACATATATTTTACTTAGAATCATTTGGTATTATCTGAGAAGTCACACTTGGTATCAGTATAAAAGTTCTTGTATTGTGACAACCCTAATAAGCAATCAAATTAACATACTGGGTCATGTCCTACTTAAAGTGctggaaaaaagacaaaatctAGCCCCAGCCGACAAGGCTAAAAGACTGTATGTCGGCATTTGTAAAACATCTCATAGGCACACATCATCTAATCCTAATCTAAATGTGGTCCTTCAATAAgacatttgacttttttttttgtgttatggtatatatatatatatggcctcCTGAAGTTCAGCGGTTATAAAAAAGCTGAGAGACGTGCAGATCAGGTAGTGAATCGTACACTTCCTCTTTCCTGTCTGAACGCAACCGTTTAAAACCACATTTTACAGATGACACACAGTCGACTGCAATGCGCAGTGCGAGTTAACGCTACCACTACACTAACAATGCTGACGCCTGTGCAAAATCAAAGTGAACAGACGAAACATGGAACTGCAGATGGGAGAAACTGGCTCTATTCTAGTTTAGGTTTGCTCATGGTCATGCTGTATTCCAGCACTTTCTGTCACAGTTCCGGCAGACCTGCCACCTGGCCAGTTCAAACCCAGACAGGAAACACTAAAACTGCCTGCTGTTTGACAAGAGCGTGGCAGTGAATATAAGATCCATATAACAGCCAGAGATAACATGCCCGTCATATCCAATGTGTTAAGATGTTACGGCACTGCTGGAGGTGCTTCCCCACATCAGATCAAACCCCTAGCAAAACATCCATGTTGTTATGGATGTGTCGCTTCATTAGAAACGCTATAATGACATTCACATGCTCAGAAAAGCTCACTTTTCACTTACATTCAAGCAAAAGCAAGTTTAGAAGCCAGATAAGCTGTTTGGTTCTTTTTAATTGTCCTTAAATATCTGAAAAGGTCTTTTTCCAAAGCTATACAAGTCAATACCTTATATCTACAGCTCAATCTAGAGGTGGTCaatttgatcatattttatTGTACTGTGACAAATTTTCTTTTGGTGTTACACAATATGCATTTCCTAGCCTATCGAGGATATGGTCAGTgcctaaagaacactgaccaactgtaTGTTTTACTGCAAACAGTGTTCTTAGTCTGGTTACTGGATGCAGTGCAGCAGTACTAAATACGGGAGTGTTTGGGtggtagtttttaaaaatccatCACTACATGCATTGTGTTTGTGGTCACGTCTATCGTAATGAATATCGTCTACCATGAAAATGTCTTCCTTCCTTGAAAATGTATCCAGATACAATATTTCTACTATATTGTCCAGCCCTAGTTCACACTCTAAAACCACTTAAAGATCGACCCTTGCataaagaatataaagaatCAGTCCCAGTCAGTCCCTTCCGTTCACATTCAGGCCAAAATAAAGTGTAAGAAAAGTTTTCACTCTGAAACTGGCTTAAAACAATAGAACTTTACGATGTTTTCTCATTTAGACGTGTATTTAATCTCACTAAGAGGACTAGTTCACTATTTAGCTAATCAATCTGTGCTCTATGTAGTAGTATGTGTAAGATCACTGGCCAAAAATGCTGTTTAATTGAATGAAAGTCCACTAAAGCAGCAGATTAGTGCAGGCATCTGGTTATTGAGCAATAGTTAACAGTAAGATGCTAGAACTGGCTTCAGGCTGATGATAAACAAGAGGAACAAAACATGTTATTGACAGAAGCAACACTTCGCCATCTGCTCCACATGTGCAACACTTGAATGGAGATCAATGGAAAAGTCTATGTTGCTCATTAATGATAATGCTCTATATTCTCCATTTATGAAAAGCGTGGTTTTAGGAAGCGCTCTTTGCCACAGCCCAGTGTGCCACTGACGGAATCCATACATCCAGAGTGCGCTGAGAGAGCAACACCTTCCACTGCTGTGCATTCCTGTATTAAACGGTCCTCTAGTGTCCAGTAGAGATTTCATCTGAAATATTACACGGCAAAGATCTTTATATTTCTCAATATTTCTAGCTATATTTTTCAATATTTCACTCTTCACGCCAAATGCTTCGTAGCAGACAACGCCCATGGAGCTAGGGGGACACAGGATGGTCAAACAATAAAATAACGGTGCCAGGCGAGAACGACATGGGTGTTTCTTCCTTTACATGTCGGTGAAGCACTCCCTTAAAGAACACATGTTCCAGACACAAGCACAGGATGTGAGAGTCTCCGTATTTTAACCACCGATAAATAGGCCATAAATGGGGCTAGCGAATGCAACCGTTACATTAGTCACTCCGAGCTCCTGGACATCCAAATAAATAGGCGACGGAGACATTAACGTGAGAGCGCGACAGTCCAGCCTAAAATGTAAAACTGTAGGACTCCAAAATATGAAACGAGTTGTATTTTTACTGTATGTAGCTAATCCCAGTCGAGGCGGTTTCCGTTATTCGGGTAGATGCAAtagcagtgtgtgtctgtgccgCGCTGCAGCCTGTATGCTATTCAACGGGCATGAATGAAAATTTTTAAAAGCTCACTCGTTACCGCGGAAAGGCCACAGTGCCgcaacacacatacaaagctCACATTCATCGTGTTCATACGCGTTTACTACACGTTTCTGCAGTAATAGGTAGATTACTCTACGCTCACTCACCGCCTGTCTTGCTATCTCAGTGGCCGCCATGGTTCGCCTCTCTGGCTGAAGAACCTCAAAGAGGAAACGGCAGAGCTCACACAGCAGAAAGGAGGCGGCAAGAACATGTCCACACGGGGGGGGGAGTGAGGACCAACACACTGAATATTTACTCCTACATTTTAAATTCTCTGAAAAGCAGAGGGGGTTTAGTATCTGAAACTGTACCAGTATAACGGTTAAATAAATCCAGGAGAAACACCTAATCTCGACGGAAATACTCGACACCATGGGCTACGGACCCCCCCTTCTTTGTTAAAATGGACCATtctctgtttaaaaaaagacgTAAATGAACGCTTAGAGGTAGAGAACTGTTTAAAGGATAAATTAGCAGGTAAACAGCATAGGATAATTAGATTTTCTGGAAATAAACGAGTCATTTGTTAAACGATTGGCGCATTAAAAACAATATCATTTGAGATTAGATTGTGTTAGATTGAGTTTCTGAATTATTTGCACGTTTTTGTTCCTCACTGTCTGAGTGATAGTATGTGGGTGCCAGTGTGGTTTGGTGTAGGTCCCTGCTGTGTTGGGGGAATTACAAAACCcatactacaacaacaacaacaacaacaacaataataataataataataataataataataataataataacgacaACTTATTTTGCGTTATAAAAACGGGTTTTAATTAGCAATCCTATGTGGAATGCACTTCACAGCACTTCACAAAAATACAGGGAGACAGAAAGCGTATGAATAAAGCAGAAGaccaaagataaaaaaaaaaaaggagagaaaagcaTACAAACAAAAAAGCGACTTTAAATGGTGACAATGGAGGAAGATCTTAGTCTGTATGATTTTTTTGAGGATGTAAAATTCCAGCTTATATAAAAACCTACTGTATTTTTGTGTTGCTGttgggttttttgttgttgtttttttttttttttaggaataaATATCCTCCTGCCCTGCCTATCCCATTCAGCCCAACAGAGCTGTAACTCTTCCAGTCTGCATAATTCATTAGTAACTTATGAACTTCTGCAGCCTATCAGCAGCACTGTGAGGGGTCACATGTTTAGAGAGAGCCGACCTGTTGAGCGATCAGATATATCAGACTTGAACTTTGCATCAGTAGCTTGTTGTACTGTGAGGGGTGGCGCATGTGGCGGAAACAACTAGTGGAcgatgctgctttttttttctcggGGAAAACGCGCTCGTTGGGTTAAGAGCTCTTCCCTGAGGTTATTATTTTCTGGGATATGGAAACAGTGGAGTAAAACAGTGCATCGACATGCCCATGACGACAGAAATGTCTTCAACATCCCTGATCCCTTCATAACAGGTAAGTCAGGAGCGGTTGGTTTCATTTGATCCACTAATGGATTAAGAAGCTCTTTTACACCCGTATCAAATAGGGCGTAGCATACAAGGCTAGCATTCTGTAAAACACAATGGAGAAACACCACTGCttttatgaaatattatatttgttGAAAAGAATCACTTATTCTTGTTGTAATAAACTATTTATAACAGTATTGGAGAACTACGTGTATGTAATCCAGTAGTAATAAAGAGTGATATGTGCCCTGGTTTCAACAACTGCTGAAAAGAGGAAGAATACAGAGTTTGAAGAAAACAAGGAAGAGGCACTTCTTGTGAGAAAGCATGCAGATTTAAGAGATTTGACCAACTCCTAAGAGACCAAACTGTCTTATCTTTTTCTGTCATCAACAAATTCAGGCACAATTATGTCTGTCTCCTGTATAGGAATTTTGAAGAGGACACTTTCTTGGCTGTGTGAACATTATTCAGTGTTTATCTAAGCCATGGAGGACAACCCAGACAGCACAAGCAGTATTCATTACAGCATCAGCCGTGCGCTGTCAAAGAGCAGCTCTATCAGCTCTGAAAGAAGACCAGACTCTCAGACAGATGGATGTGAAGTCCCTTCAGGAAGCCAGAAATTCAGCGAGAGGAAAATCTCCAACCTTAGTTTAAGTGAAGGGAGCATGACTCGCACACGCAGGTCCAGACTGCAAAAGCAGCTGGAGCTGCAAGGAGCAGCAGAAGCGCAGGAGAAGGGCTCTCTCACCCCAGCCATGCGGAAAAAGTACCTGCAGGAACTGTTTTTGAACCACAAGTCGCACACGGGACTGTCCAGTATACTGTCCATCAAAAGTGCGAGCCTGTGGTCAAGGGATGGAGAGGATGCTGGAGTGTACAGCTTGGAGGACCCTGGCAGTGGAGCATTCTGGGCTTTGGACCCCCTGGAGCATGCATGGATGCTGTCTGTGGTGGACGGCAACTATGACACCATGGTGGACTTCCTCACAGAGGACCCCAGTTTACTGACTAGGAAGGACTTTGTAAGCGGCTACACGGCCCTCCACTGGCTGGCCAAGAATGGGAAACACGAGACGTTGATAAGGCTTCTGAGACGTGCTGAAAAAGAAGGTTCCCCGGTGAACGTGAACTTGAAGGGTAGCGGGGGTCAAACGGCCCTTCACGTGGCGGCCATGCACAACCAGTACATGGTGGTGAAGATACTGGTGGGGGCATTCGGTGCAAACATTGATGCCATGGACTACAGTGGGAAGAGGGCCTGGCAGTATCTCAGGGACAGTGCACCACCAGAGATGAAAGAACTCCTTGGTGCTTGGGATGAGGAACACAGGTATTGGCAACTGAACGTAAATAACAATTGTGCAGGTTCTGAAGTGTACACAGCACAGGAATCACCAAAGGACACTGATGAGGTGGACTCTTTCAACAGGAGAACTGGCAGGTGGCCATTTGGGTCATTTAGAAAGTTGCTTTCCCCTTTTTTCTCCGGAGGCAAGAAATGAAATATGACTATGAAGAAGTTCTATGGCAGGACTGCCCAATCCTGGTAATGTAGAGTTtagatccaacacagctgactcttATATTCAGATGACCCTGAGGCCACCATTGACCTGGATCAGGTGTTTTAGGTGTGTTAGATTAAGGTGGGAGATAAAGGCTGTGTTTGAAATGGAAGGTAGCTGCCTTGATGCCTTATTGTCTATTGTCTATTGTTTCATAAGTCAGTACGACagcatttattacatttcagacacagggtggtagatctccatgATCAGGATTGGGCACCCATGTTCTACGGGTACCAAATAACTTAAAAAATCCTATAAAGCCTTGTTCATGTTCTAGTATTCATGGATGAATGACAACCTCATGTATTTGTTTTGTACTTTATCTCATTGAGTTGAACCAAGTGGCTTTCCAAAACAGAAtgtaacatacactatatgtccaaatgtttgtagacacctgctcctctagAGTTGCtattgaaatcaagggtaataatagGGAGTTTGCTTtccttttgctgcagtaacagcctctactgcCCCCCAAAGCCCTTACATTAGGAGcattggagcactgctgtaaggtgTTCATCACATTAACTATTACTATGCTGTCTACAATGTGTAGAATATACATTTGCTAAAGAACAAAGaaacagtaatacagta from Salminus brasiliensis chromosome 19, fSalBra1.hap2, whole genome shotgun sequence encodes the following:
- the septin6 gene encoding septin-6 isoform X1; translated protein: MAATEIARQAGEGARAVPLSGHVGFDSMPDQLVNKSVNHGFCFNILCVGETGLGKSTLMDTLFNTKFEGDPTQHNQPGVQLKSNTYELQESNVRLKLTIVNTVGFGDQINKEDSYKPIVEFIDTQFEAYLQEELKIKRTLHSYHDTRIHTCLYFIAPTGHSLKSLDLVTMKKLDSKVNIIPIIAKSDAISKSELAKFKIKITSELVSNGVQIYQFPTDDETVAEINSTMNGHLPFAVVGSTEEVKIGNKMVKARQYPWGTVQVENENHCDFVKLREMLIRVNMEDLREQTHTRHYELYRRCKLEEMGFKDTDPDSKPFSLQETYEAKRNEFMGELQKKEEEMRQMFVQRVKEKEAELKEAEKELHEKFDRLKKLHQDEKKKLEDKKKALDDELNIFKQKKTAAELLQSQAQQAGGSTTLKRDKERKNFF
- the septin6 gene encoding septin-6 isoform X2, which gives rise to MAATEIARQAGEGARAVPLSGHVGFDSMPDQLVNKSVNHGFCFNILCVGETGLGKSTLMDTLFNTKFEGDPTQHNQPGVQLKSNTYELQESNVRLKLTIVNTVGFGDQINKEDSYKPIVEFIDTQFEAYLQEELKIKRTLHSYHDTRIHTCLYFIAPTGHSLKSLDLVTMKKLDSKVNIIPIIAKSDAISKSELAKFKIKITSELVSNGVQIYQFPTDDETVAEINSTMNGHLPFAVVGSTEEVKIGNKMVKARQYPWGTVQVENENHCDFVKLREMLIRVNMEDLREQTHTRHYELYRRCKLEEMGFKDTDPDSKPFSLQETYEAKRNEFMGELQKKEEEMRQMFVQRVKEKEAELKEAEKELHEKFDRLKKLHQDEKKKLEDKKKALDDELNIFKQKKTAAELLQSQAQQAGGSTTLKRDKERKN
- the sowahd gene encoding ankyrin repeat domain-containing protein SOWAHC, translated to MEDNPDSTSSIHYSISRALSKSSSISSERRPDSQTDGCEVPSGSQKFSERKISNLSLSEGSMTRTRRSRLQKQLELQGAAEAQEKGSLTPAMRKKYLQELFLNHKSHTGLSSILSIKSASLWSRDGEDAGVYSLEDPGSGAFWALDPLEHAWMLSVVDGNYDTMVDFLTEDPSLLTRKDFVSGYTALHWLAKNGKHETLIRLLRRAEKEGSPVNVNLKGSGGQTALHVAAMHNQYMVVKILVGAFGANIDAMDYSGKRAWQYLRDSAPPEMKELLGAWDEEHRYWQLNVNNNCAGSEVYTAQESPKDTDEVDSFNRRTGRWPFGSFRKLLSPFFSGGKK